In the Bacteroidales bacterium genome, CATTGAAGGTTGTGAGCATGGCAGTCTCGTTTTTTACGGCAACCAGGCGCTCGCTGAGTTTCCTCCTTAGGCGGCTCATGCGCTGGCGGTTGGTTTCTCTTGAAAACCGTCGGTTACTGGGTTCTTCTTCAGCCGGTTCTTTAGACTTGAGGGCTTCCCGTGCCAGCTCCACATCCTGTTTGGTTATCCTCCTCAGCCCTTTCAGTACATCATCGATGGAAAGGTTGTATGCTTCCATCATCTTTTGTGCGACGGGTGTCATTTTTATTTTACCATAAGACTCTTCATTTTCTTTTGTTTCACCGGCTTCTTTATCTGTTTCTTTGCCTGTTTCTTTAACTGTTTCTGAGGATTTGGATGAAGATTCGGAATCCTTTGAATGGGTTGCTGTTTCCGCCTGATGATCCCCTTTCTCTTCTCCGGGTTCGGGTTTATCCGGGGCTTTTGCCGTTTCGTCTATCCGGCAGGCTATATTTCCTACGTGGATGGTTTCTCCTTCCCCGGCCAAAATTTCTATTTTACCGCTTGCCTCGGCAATAAGTGGTAGCGTGGCTTTGTCCGATTCAATTTCGGCGATTTCCTGATCTTTTTCCACATAATCCCCATCGCTAACCAGCCAGCTGGCTATTTCCACTTCGGTTATGGACTCCCCGGGACTGGGGATTTTCATTTCAATCATAATTTACTTGATATGGTTTTGCTGTTTGACCGGTTTTCTGTAACGCCCTACTTCGCAATCCAGATTGCAGTATTTATAGTTCAGCCCGCAGGTACATTTTCTGAATGCCTTTCCCAGGATATCGTTCTGTTCTATCTGGTGCAGTTGATACAACCCCACGGCCGGACTGGCACTGGGTGCTCTTGTTACGGAGCGCAGATCAATATCTTTGAACTGATCCCTGATGTATTTCCATGCTCCCATGTTTTCCGGTTCTTCCTGAATCCAGATCCATTGCTCGGTATTTCTGTATTTGCCGATAACCTGCTCTACCTCCTTATCCGGAAAGGGATACAACTGTTCAATACGGATGAGGGCGACATCTTTGATATTAAAATGTTCCCTGCGTTCCAGCAGATCGTAATAAATTTTGCCACTGCAAAAAATAACCCGATGCACTTCTTTATTATTGACTTCAGGATCATCGATAACTTTCCTGAATTTTTTGTAGGCCAGGTCTTCCATGCTTGAAACCACCCTGCTGTGCCTCAGCAGGCTTTTGGGTGTGAACAGTATGAGCGGTACCCTGAAGTTTCGGTGTATCTGCCGGCGCAGAACATGATAGAAATTGGCCGGTGTAG is a window encoding:
- a CDS encoding dihydrolipoyllysine-residue succinyltransferase — translated: MKIPSPGESITEVEIASWLVSDGDYVEKDQEIAEIESDKATLPLIAEASGKIEILAGEGETIHVGNIACRIDETAKAPDKPEPGEEKGDHQAETATHSKDSESSSKSSETVKETGKETDKEAGETKENEESYGKIKMTPVAQKMMEAYNLSIDDVLKGLRRITKQDVELAREALKSKEPAEEEPSNRRFSRETNRQRMSRLRRKLSERLVAVKNETAMLTTFN